The stretch of DNA CACCAGGGAGGCGGTGCCGCCCTTGGAGGCGCCGACCAGGGCCACCGTGGTGACGCCCTTGCCCTTGAGGTACTCCTCGGCGGAGTGGATGTCCTCCGGCACCTCCCCCTGCGAGGTGAACGGCAGCACCGCGTACCCGGCCTTGGTGAAGGCCGCCAGGTACGGGTACCAGTCGCAGAGCGAGCCGCCGTTCTGGTGCGAGAACACCACTGCCGTGGTGGCGTGGCCCGCGTCCGAGTCCCGAAAGTACGCGTCCCTTTCCACGCCGCTGCTCGGCAGCCCGAAGGACCCCTTGTCCGCCTCGGTCTGCGACAGGCAGCCGTAGGTGGCCGCCGTCCGGCTCGGGCTCGGCGCCGCCTTGGCGGCCCCGCCGCTGCCGCACCCCGCCAGCAGGCCGACTGCCAGCGCCGCACCCAGTACCGGTCTGATCGTTCTCCGCATGTGGATCACTCCCCCGTCGTCATGAGTGGTCCATACCACCATGATCAGAGGCGCCGGGAACAGGGTGTCGCTGTGGATCCGGACAGATCCACGACCGGACATCTGTTGCCCGAAGCCACCTCTGGCACCGGTGTGCACCGATAGGCTGGCGCCCGCTGCCTGGGACCGAGGAGGAGCGGGGATGGCCGACGACTGTGGCGCAGGCCACGGCCCTCGACGAGGCGCGCAAGCCCGCCTTCGGCCGCCGTCTGCCGCCGCGCGTAGCGTTGCCACCAGGGAAGCGTCTCGCTCCGTGCCCAGGCGATCACGTATTCGTGTCACGCTCCGTGTGGGCAAGCTCACCACCTGGGGCTACTCGCCGGTAAGACCCCGTAATCCCTAGACTTCACGAGGTTCAAGAAGGGAGCCACAGTGCGCAAGGTGCTCATCGCCAACCGCGGAGAAATCGCCGTCCGCGTCGCCCGGGCCTGCTCGGATGCCGGTATCGCCAGCGTCGCCGTCTACGCCGAGCCGGACCGGGATGCGCTGCACGTCCGCGCGGCCGACGAGGCGTACGCGCTCGGCGGCGACACCCCCGGCACCAGCTACCTGGACATCGCCAAGGTGCTCAAGGCAGCCGCCGACTCGGGTGCGGACGCCGTCCACCCCGGCTACGGCTTCCTCTCCGAGAACGCCGACTTCGCCCAGGCCGTGCTCGACGCCGGTCTGACCTGGATCGGCCCGCCGCCGCAGGCCATCCGCGACCTCGGTGACAAGGTCACCGCCCGGCACGTCGCCCAGCGCGCCGGCGCCCCGCTGGTCGCCGGCACCGCCGAGCCGGTCCAGGGCTCGGACGAGGTCGTCGCCTTCGCCCAGGAGCACGGCCTGCCGGTCGCCATCAAGGCGGCCTTCGGCGGTGGCGGTCGCGGCCTGAAGGTCGCCCGCACCCTTGAGGAGATCCCCGAGCTGTACGAGTCGGCGGTCCGCGAGGCCGTCGCCGCCTTCGGCCGGGGCGAGTGCTTCGTCGAGCAGTACCTGGACAACCCGCGCCACGTCGAGACCCAGTGCCTGGCCGACCAGCACGGCAACGTCGTGATCGTCTCCACCCGTGACTGCTCGCTGCAGCGCCGCCACCAGAAGCTGGTCGAGGAGGCGCCCGCGCCGTTCCTCACCGACGAGCAGAACGCGGAGCTGTACCGCGCCTCCAAGGCGATCCTGCGCGAGGCGGGCTACGTCGGCGCCGGCACCTGCGAGTTCCTGGTCTCCCAGGACGGGCTGATCTCCTTCCTGGAGGTCAACACCCGCCTGCAGGTCGAGCACCCGGTCTCCGAGGAGGTCACCGGGATCGACCTGGTCCGCGAGATGTTCCGGATCGCCGACGGCGAGGAGCTCGGCTACGACGACCCGGAGGTGCGGGGTCACTCGATCGAGTTCCGCATCAACGGCGAGGACCCGGGCCGCAACTTCCTGCCCGCCCCCGGCACCGTCACCCTCTTCAGCCCGCCCTCGGGCCCCGGGGTGCGCCTGGACGCGGGCGTCGAGTCCGGCTCGGTCATCGGCCCGGCCTGGGACTCGCTGCTGGCCAAGCTGATCGTCACCGGCTCCTCGCGCAAGCAGGCGCTGCAGCGCGCGGCCCGTGCGCTCTCGGAGTTCAAGGTGGAGGGCATGGCCACCGCCATCCCGTTCCACCAGGCGGTCGTCACCGACCCGGCGTTCGCGCCCGAGGTGCACGGCGGCGAGGGCCCGTTCACGGTCTACACCCGCTGGATCGAGACCGACTTCGACAACACCATCCCCGCCTTCACCGGCGCGGGTGGCGACGCGGACGAGGCCGACCAGCGCGAGACCGTGGTGGTCGAGGTCGGCGGCAAGCGGATCGAGGTCTCGCTGCCCTCCTCGCTCGGCGTCGGTTCGGCCGCGCCGGCCGCCGCGGGCGCCGGGGCCAAGGCCAAGCGCCGGGTGGGCGCCAAGAAGGCCGGTTCGGCCGTCTCCGGTGACACCCTCGCCTCGCCGATGCAGGGCACCATCGTCAAGGTCGCGGTCGAGGAGGGCCAGGTCGTCGCCGAGGGCGACCTGATCGTCGTCCTGGAGGCCATGAAGATGGAGCAGCCCCTCAACGCCCACAAGGCCGGCACCATCGTCGGCCTCAAGGCCGAGGTCGGCGGCAGCGTGAGCAGCGGCGCCGCCCTCTGCGAGATCAAGGACTGACGTCCCCTTAGTTGCACTACCAGGGGCGCGGGGAACTGCGCGGGCCCGGAAGCCGACGACCCGTCACCTTCCGCCTCGCGCAGTTCCTCGCGCCCCTTGGTGTTGCAACTGGATCAGAGCAGGACGAATTCGGACGGCTTCTTCCGAAGTCGCGCGCGCAGTTAGTTCAATGGGCCCCGCGCCCCTGGATAGTGCAACTGACCCGCGCCGGAAAGAACTACCGGACTCGTTCGGGGACGATCCCCGGGCGGCGCTGGCCGGGCAAGGGGGGGCCGGGACGGCGCGCCGCGGTCGGGGGCTGGGGGTGGTGGACCGGGGGTTCGGCGGCGAGGCCGAGGGGGGCGACGGCGATCTGGACGCCGCAGTCGGCGAGGAGGTCGAGCTCGCGGGCGGTCGGGTCCTCCCCGGCCGCGTGCTCGTCGGTCACCAACCGGGTGATGCCCTCCGTCGGGACGGTCGGGAACATGGAGTCCGCGCCGAGCTTGGTGTGGTCGGCGAGGACGATGACCTCGGCGGCCGACTGCACCAGTGCCCGGTCCACGCTCGCGGAGAGCATGTTGGCGGTGGAGAGGCCGCGCTCGGCGGTCAGCCCGCTGCCGGAGATGAACGCCTTGGTGACCCGCAGCCCGTGCAGCGACTGCTCGGCCCCGCTGCCCACCAGGGCGTAGTTGGAGCCGCGCAGGGTGCCCCCGGTCATCACCACCTCGACCCGGTTCGCGTGGGCCAGCGCCTGCGCGACCAGCAGCGAGTTGGTGACCACCGTCAGCCCGGGGATCCGGGCCAGCCGGCGGGCCAGCTCCTGGGTGGTGGTGCCGGCGCCGACCACGACGGCGTCGCCCTCCTCGACCAGACCGGCGGCGAGATCGGCGATCGCGCTCTTCTCGGCGGCGGCGAGGTGGGTCTTCTGCGGGTACCCGGGCTCCCGGCTGAAGCCGCCGGGCAGCACCGCACCGCCGTGACGGCGGTCGAGCAGCCCTTCGGCCTCCAGCGCCCGGACGTCTCGGCGTACGGTGACTTCGGAGGTCTGGACGACGCGGGCCAGCTCTCGGAGCGACACGGCTCCGTTGGCACGCACCATCTCGAGGATCAACTGGCGACGTTCTGCTGCAAACACAGAACCGACGGTAACTGAATGACCGTCTGCTTTCAGGCGTTTGCAGCTGGTAACGGGAAATGCTCACCTCGGACCAGCGTGCGACCGTACAATACGCGCCGTCAGCAAGCCGGGGAGCGCTGCGCCGCCCGGGTGATCACCCCGGAAAGGCGGAGGGGCGGCCACCGGAGGTGGCCGCCCCAACTCGCTTCCGCAGCTCAGGAATCCGCGTCCTCGCGCTTGCGGATGTGCAGCTGCCGGGCCGCCTCCGCGGTGGAGCCGGAGACGGACGGGTAGACGGTGAAAGCGCTGGCCACCTGTTCGACCGTCAAGTTGTTGTCCACCGCGAGCGAGATCGAATGGATGAGTTCGCTCGCGCGGGGGGCGACCACCACGCCGCCGACCACGATGCCGGTGCCGGGGCGGCAGAACAGCTTCACGAAGCCGTCGCGGATGCCCTGCATCTTGGCCCGCGGGTTGCCGCGCAGCGGGAGCTTGACCTCGACGGCGTCCATCTTGCCGCAGGAGATGTCGGCCGCGGTGTACCCGACGGTGGCGATCTCCGGGTCGGTGAAGACGTTGGAGGAGACAGTCTTGAGGTTGAGCGGCTGCACCGCGTCGCCGAGCGCGTGGTACATCGCGATCCGGCCCTGCATGGCGGCCACCGAGGCGAGCATGAAGACGCCGGTGCAGTCGCCCGCGGCGTAGACGCCGGGGGCGGAGGTGCGGGAGACCCGGTCGACCTGGATCTGGCCCCAGTCGTTGAGCTTGATCCCGGCCTCCTCCAGGCCCATCTCGGCGGTGTTCGGGATCGAGCCGACGGCCATCAGGCAGTGCGTGCCGGTGATCACCTGGCCGTCGCCCAGGGTGACCTCGACCCGGTCGCCGACCCGCTTGGCGCCCTCGGCCCGGGTGCGGCTCATGACGTTCATGCCGCGGCGGCGGAAGACCTCTTCGAGCACCTCGGCGGCGTCCGGGTCCTCGCCGGGGAGCACCCGGTCGCGGGAGGAGACCAGGGTGACCTTCGAGCCGAGCGCCTGGTAGGCGCCGGCGAACTCGGCGCCGGTGACACCGGAGCCGACCACGATCAGCTCGGCGGGCAGCTCGTCCAGGTCGTAGACCTGGGTCCAGGTGAGGATCCGCTCGCCGTCCGGCTGGGCGTCGGGCAGCTCGCGCGGGTGGGCGCCGGTGGCGATCAGCACGGCGTCGGCGCGCAGCGACTCGGTGCTGCCGTCGGCGGCCTCGACGAGCACCTCGCGGGAGCCGTCCACCGCCTGGCCGCCGGTGCCGAGCCGGCCCTTGCCGCGCAGGATGGTGATCCCGGCCCGGGTGACGGCCTGGGTGATGTCGTGGGACTGCGCGATCGCCAGGCGCTTGACGCGTCGGTTGACCTTGCCCAGGTCGACGCCTATCACCTTGGTGTCGCGCTCGCCCGAGCCGACGATGATGCCGAGCTCGTCGTAGGAGCTGTCGAAGGTGGTCATCACCTCCGCGGTCGCGATCAGCGTCTTGGACGGCACGCAGTCCGTCAGCACCGCCGATCCGCCCAGACCGTCGCGGTCGACAACGGTCACCTCCGCCCCGAGCTGGGCGGCGACCAGCGCCGCCTCGTATCCGCCGGGGCCGCCACCGATGATCACGATCCGAGTCACGTGCACCATTGTCCCGTACGCCGGGAGCGCCGCCACGCCGGGGGCGGGGGTCGGCGCGCGCGACCTGACTCAACATGACGGTGAACATGCCGAATCGCCCCGAATGTGACGCTGGACACTTCCGGCGGCCACCGGCGCCCGACTCTCCCGTAGGCTGACGCCCATGCCCCTCTACGCCGCGTACGCCACGAATCTCGACGCCCGGCAGATGAGCCGACGCGCCCCCCACTCGCCCCTGCGCGGGACGGGCTGGCTGGACGGCTGGCGGCTCACCTTCGGGGGTGAGCACCTCGGCTGGGAGGGTTCGCTCGCTACCGTGGTCGAGGACGAGAAGGACCAGGTCTTCGTCTCGCTCTACGACGTGGCGCCGATGGACGAGGACGGCCTCGACCGTTGGGAGGGCGTGCAGCTCGGCATCTACCGCAAGATCAAGCTGCGTGCGCACACCCTGGACGGGGACATCCCGGTCTGGACCTATGTGCTCAACGACTACGAGGGCGGCCTGCCCGCCGCGCGCTACCTCGGGCTGATCGCGGACGCGGCGGAGAGCGCGGGCGCCCCGCACGACTACGTGCTGGACCTGCGCCGCCGGCCCTGCTGATCGCGGCTCGCGCCAGGTGGAGACCTACGAAATCAGGGGCTCAGAACCGGCCCGACCCTGTGGTTTTGGGTCATCCGGGTAACGATCTCGCGTAGTTCGGGCGGTTTGTTCTACGCGCGTAGGCGATTGCCGTCTATCCTCGGATTCGTGAACGCAACTCCTCAGTCGGTCGTCTCCACCGACCCCTACGCCGCCGCCCAGGCCGCCGCCGCCCGCCTGCGCGAGCTGACCGGCGCCGAGCGCCACGACGTCGCCCTGGTGATGGGCTCCGGCTGGGTGCCGGCCGCCGACGCGCTCGGTGAGACCATCGCCGAGTTCCCCGTGACCGAGCTGCCCGGCTTCCCGGCCCCGGCCGTCGCGGGCCACTCGGGCAAGATCCGGTCCGTCCGGATCGGCGACAAGCGCGCGCTGATCTTCCTCGGCCGCAACCACTACTACGAGGGCCACGGCGTCGCGACCGTGGTCCACGGGGTCCGCACCGCCGCCGCCTCGGGCTGCGAGACCATCGTGCTGACCAACGGCTGCGGCGGTCTGCGCCAGGGCTGGAAGCCCGGCCAGCCGGTGCTGATCAGCGACCACATCAACCTGACGGCGGACTCCCCGATCGTCGGCGCGAACTTCGTGGACCTCACCGATCTGTACTCGCCGCGGCTGCGGCAGCTCTGCCGCGAGGTGGACCCGACGCTGGACGAGGCCGTCTACGTGCAGTTCCGCGGCCCGCACTACGAGACCCCGGCCGAGGTCAACATGGCCCGGGTGATCGGCGGCGAGCTGGTCGGCATGTCGACCACGCTGGAGGCCATCGCGGCGCGCGAGGCCGGGGCCGAGGTGCTCGGGATCTCGCTGGTCACCAACCTGGCCGCCGGCATGACCGGGGAGCCGCTCAACCACGCCGAGGTGCTGGAGGCCGGCAAGGCCAGCGCCGAGCGGATGGGCGCGTTGCTCGCCAAGGTGCTCGAGCGGATTTGACGTACGCAGCCGGCCAGCCCCCAGGGGCGCGGGACCCTGCTTGACCAACGGCGCGCGCGACCAGGCCTCTACGGAGGTGCACGGTTGCGCGCGCCGTTCCCCGTGCCCCTGTTGTGGTTGCTGTGAGCTGTTCGTAGCCCCGGGCGTCCCCGCCCCACGTTCTCTAGATGCTGGAGTGACCATGGCTTCCACCACTGACCTTCTCGCGCGGGCGCGGGCCTGGCTGGCCGAGGACCCGGACCCGCAGACGCGGGCGGAGCTGACCGATCTGCTGGCCGCCGCCGAGGGGCCGGAGGCGGATGCGGAGGACCGGATCGCCTGGTCGCGCCTGGCGGAGCGGTTCGCCGGGCGGCTGCAGTTCGGGACGGCTGGGCTGCGGGGTGAGCTGGGGGCCGGGCCGATGCGGATGAACCGGGCCGTGGTGATCCGGGCCGCGGCCGGGCTGGCGGCGTACCTGAAGCGGGAACAGCTGGGCGACCTGGTGGTGGTCGGGTACGACGCCCGGCACAAGTCGTACGACTTCGCCCGGGACACCGCCGCCGTGATGGTGGGGGCCGGGCTGCGGGCGGTGCTGCTGCCGCGTCCGCTGCCGACGCCGGTGCTGGCCTTCGCGATCCGGCACCTGGGCGCGGCGGCCGGGGTGACGGTGACGGCCAGTCACAACCCGCCGCAGGACAACGGGTACAAGGTCTACCTGGGCGACGGCTCGCAGATCGTGCCGCCGGCGGACGCCGGGATCGCCGCCGAGATCGACGCGATCGGCTCGCTGGCCGAGGTGCCGCTGGCCGCAGAAGGCTGGGAGGTGCTGGGCGAGGAGGTGGTCCACGCGTACCTGGACCGGGCCGTGACCGTGGTCGACCCGGCCGGGGCGCGCGAGCTGGACGTGGTCTACACGCCGATGCACGGCGTGGGCCGGGACGTGCTGGTCGCGGCCTTCAAGCAGGCCGGCTTCCCGGCGCCGACCGTGGTGGCCGAGCAGGCCGAGCCGGACCCGGACTTCCCGACCGTGGCCTTCCCGAACCCGGAGGAGCCGGGCGCGATGGACCTCGCGTTCGCCACCGCCGCCTCGGTGGGCCCGGACATCGTGATCGCCAACGACCCGGACGCCGACCGCTGCGCGGTGGCCGTGCCGGACGCCGCCGTGGCCGGCGGCTGGCGGATGCTGCGCGGGGACGACGTGGGCGCGCTGCTCGGCTCGGCGCTGGTCGCCAAGCGGGCCGGCGGCACCTTCGCCACCACGATCGTCTCCTCCACCCTGCTGGGGCGGATCGCGGCGGCGGCGGGGCTCGGCTACGCCGAGACGCTGACCGGGTTCAAGTGGATCGCCCGCGCGGAGGGGCTGCGCTACGGGTACGAGGAGGCGCTGGGCTACTGCGTCGACCCCGAGGGCGTGCAGGACAAGGACGGCATCACCGCCGCCCTGCTGGTGGCCGAGCTCGCGGCCACCCTCAAGCGCACCGGCCGCACCCTGACCGACCTGCTGGACGACCTCGCGCTGGAGCACGGCCTGCACGCGACCGACCAGCTCTCGGTGCGGGTCGAGGACCTGACGGTCATCTCCGACGCGATGCAGCGCCTGCGCGAGCAGCCGCCGACCGCGCTGGCCGGCCTGCGGGTCACCCGGGCCGACGACCTGACGGCCGGCACGCCCGAGCTGCCGCCCACCGACGGCCTGCGGTACTACCTGGACGGGGAGGCCGTCCGCTCGGCCCGGATCGTGGTCCGCCCCTCCGGCACCGAGCCCAAGCTCAAGTGCTACCTGGAGGTCGTGCTGCCGGTGCCCACCGCCGCCGACCTGGCCGGCGCCCGGGAGGCCGCCGCCGCCCTGCTGGCCCGGATCAAGACCGACCTCGCGGCGGCGGCCGGGATCTGATCCCCGCTCACCGCTTCGACCGAGCCCCGGGCCTGACGGCCCGGGGCTCGTCCGTTGTCAGGGGCCACTCACGTCTTGACGGGAAATCATGACGAGTTCCGGCGCGTAGGGAAGGATCAGGCCTTGCTTCGCACCTGCCCCCGAAACGCACCGCAGACCCGAGGAGACCCCCGTGGCCGTCGCGCCCCTCACCGAGATCGACCTGTTCGCAGGCTCCGACCAGCCCACCCGGCACGAGCAGTACCGGGCCCTGCGCGATCTGGGCCCCGTCGTCCGGCTGAGCGAACCGGACGTCTACGCGGTCACCCGCTACGAGGAGGTGAAGGCCGCGCTCGCCGACCACGACACCTTCCGCTCGGGCGAGGGCGTGGGCTTCAACCCCCAGTTGAACCAGATGATGCAGGGCATAGCCCTGGTCAGCGACGGGGCCGAGCACGAGCAGATGCGCTCGATCGTCGGCGCCCCGCTCCAGCCCGGCCCGCTGCGCGCCCGCAGCGAGGAGATCGCCGAGCAGGCCCGGGGCCTGGTCGCCGCGCTCGTCGCCAAGGGGGAGATCGACGGCGTCACGGAGATGGCGCAGGCGATGCCGATGCTGGTCATGCCCGACCTCCTGGGCCTGCCCGAGCGCAACCGCGAGAACCTGTACGACTGGGCCAAGGGCGGCACCGACCTGATGGGCCCGGTCACCGAGCGCTCGGAGCAGGGCGCCCGGATGATCGGCAACATGGTGCAGTTCACCCACGAGCTCGCGGCGAACCGCGAGTTCGAGCCCGGCACCCCCGGCGCGGCCGTGCTGGCGGCCGCCGACGACGGCCTCCTGCCCAAGGAGAAGTGCCCGCTGGTCTTCTTCGAGTTCCTGGGCTCCTCGCTGGAGACCACCGCGACCCTGATCGGCCACCTCCTCGTCACCTTCGCCCAGCACCCCGACCAGTGGGCCGCGCTGCGTGCCGAGCCGGGCCTGGTCGCGTCCGCGGTCAACGAGCTGCTCCGGTACCAGAGCCCGCTCCGGGGCATGACCCGGGTCGCGGCGCGCGACACCGAGCTGGGCGGCGTGACGATCCCTCAGGGGGCCCGGGTCTGGCTCCTGTTCGCCTCGGCCAACCGCGACGAGCGCAAGTGGGAGCGCCCGGAGGAGTTCGACTTCCGCCGCAACCCGCTGGACCACCTCTCCTTCGGCCACGGCACGCACAGCTGCGCCGGCCAGGGCGTCGCCCGGCTGGAGCTGCACGCCCTGGTCCACGCGCTGCTGGACGCCGTCGAGCGGATCGAGTTCACCGGTGATCCGGTGATCGCGGAGAACACCATGATGAACACCTACGACGAGATCCCCGTCCGGCTGGTGGCCCGGTAGCCGACCGCCAGCCCCCGGCGGCAGTTGAGCGGCCGTCAGCCCTCGTCAACGCCGATCCGACCTGCCTATGCTGGGCCGTCAAGATCCTGGGGCGCCTGGTGGAGGAGAGTCGTGAGCACATGCGTGATAGGCGCCGGCCTGTCGGGGTTGGCGGCCGCACACGCCCTCCGCCGGCGCGGGGTCGACTTCGTCTGCCTGGAGCAGGCCCCGGACGTGGGCGGGATCTGGCGGCTGCCGGGCGCCGGTGAGCGCGGCCCCGCCTACCGGTCGCTGCACCTGAACAGCGCCAAGCAGCTGACCGGGTTCGCGGACCATCCGATGGCCGAGGACCTGCCGCTCTACCCCCGGCACGGCGATGTCGCCGCCTACCTGCGCTCCTTCGCCGAGTGGGCCGGGCTGCTGCCCCACCTCGAACTGCGCACCGGCGTGCTCGCCGTCCGGCCGGAGCCGGACGGCGGGTGGCTGGTGACCAGCCGCACGGACTCGGGGGCGGAGCGGGTGCGCCGCTTCGACCAGGTGATCGTCGCCTCCGGACACCACTCCGAGCCCGCCCTGCCCGGCCCGCTGCCGGGGGCGGCGGGCTTCACCGGGCGGATCCTGCACTCGATGGACTTCCTGGAGGGCAGGGAGTTCGCCGGGCAGCGCGTGGTGGTGGTCGGCCTCGGGGCCTCGGCGGTGGACATCGCCGCCGACCTCTCCCGGCACGCCGCCCGCACCCTGCTCTCCGTCCGCCGGGGGCTGCACATCGTGCCCAAGCAGCTCCACGGCATCTCGGTGGACCTCATCGCCGAGGCGCCCTGGTTCACCGCCAAGCCGCTGGAGGAGCAGCGCCGCTGGGTGGAGGAGGCCCTGCTGGTCGCGCGCGGACGGATGTCGGACTACGGCCTGCCCGAGCCGGACCACGCGATCTTCTCCTCGGCCGTGACCATCTCGGACGAGATCCTCAGCCTGATCCGCCACGGCGCCGTGCTCCCCCGGCCCGCGATCACCGGCCTGGAGGGCGACCGGGTGCGGTTCGCGGACGGCTCCGCCGCCGAGGCGGACGCGATCGTCTACTGCACCGGCTTCCGGATGGCCTTCCCCTTCCTGCCCGCCGGGCTCCCGGCCGAGCCGGAGCGGCCGGTGGAGCTGTACCGGCGGATCGTCGCGCCCGACCGGCCCGGGCTCTACTTCCTCGGCCTGATCCGCCCGGTCGGCTCGATCACCCGCCTGGTGGAGGCACAGGCCGACTGGGTGGCCCGGCTGCTGACCGGCGAGGCCGGGCTGCCCGCCCCGGACGTCATGCGCAAGGAGATCGACGAGCACCTCGGCGGCATCACCCGGCGCTACGGGCTGAGCACCGGCACCTCGGTGCAGGTCGACGTCGGTTCGTACCTGCGCGAGCTGCAGGAGGCGTGACCGCCGGGCGGCGTGACCGTCCCCCGGCGGTCACGCCCCCTGCCCTCCCGGCCTGCCTCAGCGGCCGGCGGCGCCGACCGGCAGGGCCGGCGGCCGCACCCGGTACGCCTCCGAGGAGAGGTACGCCATCAGCCGGGGCGGGCGGCCCTGCTGGCGGGCCAGCGCCAGGTAGGCGATCAGGCCCAGGCCGTCGTCCAGGCGCCGGGAGGTGACGGCGGCCAGCGCATCGGACAGCGCGGCCCGGTCGATGCCGTACCGGTGCAGCAGGGCCTCCGCCCGCTCCAGCGCCTCGCCGTCGTGCCGCGCGTGGTCGCGCACCGGCACGTAGAGGGTGAAGCCGCTGGGCCCGCCGCCAGCCGGGCCGGTGAAGGCGTGGCAGGCCTGGACGGGACGGCGGTCGGGCAGCCCGTACCCGCCCTCCTCGGCTCCGGTGGCCGTCCGGAAGAAGGCCTCCACCTCCGCGGCGCCGGGCCCGCCCGGCATCCGGCTCAGGCCCGCCGTCCCGGCTGCCGTCAGGTCGCGGTGAGCGGTGTACACCTTCACCCGGGGCTCGTCCCAGTCTCCGAGGTCCAGGGCGAAGTAGAGCAGCCCGTCCGCCGTCGGCAGCGCGTCGAACGCCCGCTGGTGGCCGAGCCGCCGCATCGCCTCGCGGACCGTGGCCCGGGCCCGCTCGGGCCCGGAGGCGGCCGGGTTCAGGTACACCTTGACCTTGGGGATGCCGCCGGGGCGCAGCTCCAGCGCACACCACAGCGCCAGCGGGCCCTGGGGGGAGGCCGGGAAGAAGAGGTCTTCCAGCAGGTCGAGCCGCTCGGTGCCGAAGCCCCAGCGGCGCGCCAGCTCGCGGACGGTGCGCAGGCCCTCGCGCCCGCTGCGCGCCAGGTCGCCGGCCCCGCAGCCGGGTTCGACGAGCACCCGCAGGGTCGGCTGGGCGCCCGGTTCGAAGGAGAGGGAGTACTCCACCGGGGTGTGGTCGTCGGAGAGGGCGGAGCCGTCGGGGGAGGGCAGGTGCAGCGGTCGCTCCGCGACGGGGCCGAGCGCCTGGGAGACCACCCGCACGTAGCCGATGGCGTCGGCCGGGCCCAGGCCCACGACCTCGCACAGGCGCAGCAGTTGACGGGCCGTGTGGTCGCCGAGGGTCTCGGCGGGGGCTGCGGGGATCCGATGGGCTTCGGGGATCCGGGGGGCTTCGGGCACTCTGCGCCCGAGCGCGATCACCGGACCACCCGCCCGGCGCCGGGGGCAAAATGAAGATACCCGCCCGAAGGGGCGGGTATCGGGGGGTGGCAGCCGGTCGGGCGTTGGGAGTGAACGGCGTCCATGGACGGGGGAACCATGACACCCTCCTGTTCTGGATCAACGACGGGGGACGTTTCGGGCACCTGAATACCCAGCCGTTGAACCGTCATGCCACAACCGGAATACCTAAGTTGTTGTGTACATCACTTCGTGAGCCAGTTGAGGAACTGGCTCCACCGCCCCGGCTTACGACTCGCCTGACCAGCGGCCTGGTCGGCGGCCGAGACCTGCGGCTCCGGGGCCTGCTGCGGAGCGGCCCCGACCGGCGTGAAGCGGGAGGGCAGCGCGACCAGACCGCGGTTGAACGGCCCCGGACGCCAAGTCAGGCTCTCCTGCGGCACCGCGAGTTGGATGTCCGGCAGCTCGTTGAGCAGGTTCTCGATCGCCGTCACCGTGATCTGCCGGGCCGGGTCCTTGGACGGGCAGGCGTGCGGGCCCGCGCTCCAGGCCAGGTGGGCCCGGCTGCCGGCCTGGTGCTCCCCGGCGAGCGCCGGGCTGCCGTTGGCGGCGGCGAAGCTGACCAGCACCAGGTCGCCCGCCCGCAGCTGCTGCCCGGCGAACTCCAGGTCGGTGGCCGGGTAGTGCGGCGCCAGGTTTGACAGCGGCGGGTTCTCCCACAGCGTGTCGTTGACGGCCTCGTCGATCAGCCCGCCGGTGTGGGCGTAGGCGTCGTCGGTGAACAGCCGGTGCAGGGTGTTGCCGATCAGGTTGCCCAGCGGCTCCGCGCCCGCGGCCAGCAGGAGGGCGATCTGGTGGACCATCTCCTCGTCGGTCAGCCGGGCGTGATGCTGCATCAGCCAGGAGGTGACGTCGTCCCCCGGCCGGCTGCGCTTGAGCGCGACCAGCTCGCCCACCGCGCCGAAGAACACCCCGGCCGCCATCTCGGCGTTGACCCCGTCGAACATCCCGGAGATGCCGAACAGCACCCGGTCGCCGATGTCGGCGGGGCAGCCGAAGAGCTCGTTGAAGACGAACAGCGGCAGCTGCCTGGCGTAGTTGCCGAGCAGATCGGCCGAGCCGCGGTAGCCGAACTGGGAGATCAGGTAGCTGGAGATCTGCTCGGTCGTGCGGGTGAGGCGCCGCGAGTCGACCCGG from Kitasatospora sp. MMS16-BH015 encodes:
- a CDS encoding phospho-sugar mutase — protein: MASTTDLLARARAWLAEDPDPQTRAELTDLLAAAEGPEADAEDRIAWSRLAERFAGRLQFGTAGLRGELGAGPMRMNRAVVIRAAAGLAAYLKREQLGDLVVVGYDARHKSYDFARDTAAVMVGAGLRAVLLPRPLPTPVLAFAIRHLGAAAGVTVTASHNPPQDNGYKVYLGDGSQIVPPADAGIAAEIDAIGSLAEVPLAAEGWEVLGEEVVHAYLDRAVTVVDPAGARELDVVYTPMHGVGRDVLVAAFKQAGFPAPTVVAEQAEPDPDFPTVAFPNPEEPGAMDLAFATAASVGPDIVIANDPDADRCAVAVPDAAVAGGWRMLRGDDVGALLGSALVAKRAGGTFATTIVSSTLLGRIAAAAGLGYAETLTGFKWIARAEGLRYGYEEALGYCVDPEGVQDKDGITAALLVAELAATLKRTGRTLTDLLDDLALEHGLHATDQLSVRVEDLTVISDAMQRLREQPPTALAGLRVTRADDLTAGTPELPPTDGLRYYLDGEAVRSARIVVRPSGTEPKLKCYLEVVLPVPTAADLAGAREAAAALLARIKTDLAAAAGI
- a CDS encoding cytochrome P450, which encodes MAVAPLTEIDLFAGSDQPTRHEQYRALRDLGPVVRLSEPDVYAVTRYEEVKAALADHDTFRSGEGVGFNPQLNQMMQGIALVSDGAEHEQMRSIVGAPLQPGPLRARSEEIAEQARGLVAALVAKGEIDGVTEMAQAMPMLVMPDLLGLPERNRENLYDWAKGGTDLMGPVTERSEQGARMIGNMVQFTHELAANREFEPGTPGAAVLAAADDGLLPKEKCPLVFFEFLGSSLETTATLIGHLLVTFAQHPDQWAALRAEPGLVASAVNELLRYQSPLRGMTRVAARDTELGGVTIPQGARVWLLFASANRDERKWERPEEFDFRRNPLDHLSFGHGTHSCAGQGVARLELHALVHALLDAVERIEFTGDPVIAENTMMNTYDEIPVRLVAR
- a CDS encoding NAD(P)/FAD-dependent oxidoreductase, which produces MSTCVIGAGLSGLAAAHALRRRGVDFVCLEQAPDVGGIWRLPGAGERGPAYRSLHLNSAKQLTGFADHPMAEDLPLYPRHGDVAAYLRSFAEWAGLLPHLELRTGVLAVRPEPDGGWLVTSRTDSGAERVRRFDQVIVASGHHSEPALPGPLPGAAGFTGRILHSMDFLEGREFAGQRVVVVGLGASAVDIAADLSRHAARTLLSVRRGLHIVPKQLHGISVDLIAEAPWFTAKPLEEQRRWVEEALLVARGRMSDYGLPEPDHAIFSSAVTISDEILSLIRHGAVLPRPAITGLEGDRVRFADGSAAEADAIVYCTGFRMAFPFLPAGLPAEPERPVELYRRIVAPDRPGLYFLGLIRPVGSITRLVEAQADWVARLLTGEAGLPAPDVMRKEIDEHLGGITRRYGLSTGTSVQVDVGSYLRELQEA
- a CDS encoding tryptophan dimethylallyltransferase family protein, with the translated sequence MIALGRRVPEAPRIPEAHRIPAAPAETLGDHTARQLLRLCEVVGLGPADAIGYVRVVSQALGPVAERPLHLPSPDGSALSDDHTPVEYSLSFEPGAQPTLRVLVEPGCGAGDLARSGREGLRTVRELARRWGFGTERLDLLEDLFFPASPQGPLALWCALELRPGGIPKVKVYLNPAASGPERARATVREAMRRLGHQRAFDALPTADGLLYFALDLGDWDEPRVKVYTAHRDLTAAGTAGLSRMPGGPGAAEVEAFFRTATGAEEGGYGLPDRRPVQACHAFTGPAGGGPSGFTLYVPVRDHARHDGEALERAEALLHRYGIDRAALSDALAAVTSRRLDDGLGLIAYLALARQQGRPPRLMAYLSSEAYRVRPPALPVGAAGR